The Cucumis melo cultivar AY chromosome 5, USDA_Cmelo_AY_1.0, whole genome shotgun sequence genome has a segment encoding these proteins:
- the LOC107991005 gene encoding probable F-box protein At2g36090: protein MPSPPSFSFHHRSSAEDAIAALHSDILQTHILTRLDGAALTSTASTSSRFRRLSSEDQLWRRVCSTSWPSITHPKLQQLISTFPSKHQSFFSDVFPVLDCCSLRCDLDYRCSSTAELISAVDIHYKNKLLFSKVHSIETETNWFLCSPFRVDLIDPKDSIPSPIRRSEKYEDWLGHLEENLTVSWIIIDPINNRAANISSRQPVKVRRHWLSGEIQVQYTTVMGGDRRAGSAVEMVECAVVVSCGEKEEEGMEMSVTEVSMQMLDMEGKHLNGKESLGILREAMEKGKRIRGRKGDGKLRYEEYEEMKRKRKARKERIENGLDMLCIFTGIAILFSFSSFIFFSS, encoded by the coding sequence ATGCCTTCTCCTCCTTCCTTTTCCTTTCACCACCGTTCCTCCGCCGAAGACGCCATTGCCGCCCTCCACTCTGACATCCTTCAAACTCATATTCTCACCCGTCTCGACGGTGCGGCTTTAACCTCCACTGCCTCGACCTCTTCACGCTTCCGTCGTCTCTCCAGCGAAGACCAACTCTGGCGCCGTGTTTGCTCCACCTCGTGGCCGTCCATAACTCATCCGAAACTCCAGCAACTCATCTCCACCTTCCCTTCCAAACACCAATCTTTCTTCTCCGACGTATTTCCTGTCCTGGATTGCTGCTCACTCCGTTGCGACCTCGACTACCGTTGTTCCTCAACCGCAGAATTAATCTCCGCCGTCGACATTCATTACAAAAACAAACTCCTCTTCTCGAAAGTCCATTCAATCGAAACCGAAACGAATTGGTTTCTCTGTTCCCCTTTCCGCGTCGACCTAATCGATCCAAAGGATTCAATTCCATCGCCAATTAGACGAAGCGAGAAATACGAAGATTGGTTGGGGCATCTAGAGGAAAACCTAACAGTGAGTTGGATAATAATCGATCCAATAAATAATCGAGCGGCGAACATCTCGAGTAGACAGCCAGTGAAAGTGCGAAGACATTGGTTATCCGGGGAGATACAAGTCCAATACACGACGGTGATGGGCGGGGATCGGAGAGCCGGGTCGGCGGTGGAGATGGTGGAGTGTGCGGTGGTGGTGAGTTGTGgggagaaggaagaagaagggatGGAGATGAGTGTAACGGAGGTGAGTATGCAGATGTTGGATATGGAAGGGAAGCATTTGAATGGGAAAGAGAGTTTGGGGATTTTGAGGGAAGCCATGGAAAAGGGGAAGAGAATTAGGGGAAGAAAAGGGGATGGGAAATTGAGATATGAAGAATATGAAGAgatgaagaggaagaggaaagcGAGGAAGGAGAGGATTGAGAATGGTTTGGATATGCTCTGTATTTTCACCGGAATCgccattcttttttctttctcttccttcatcttcttctcctcataa
- the LOC103491424 gene encoding vesicle-associated membrane protein 714: MAILYAVVARGTVILAEFSAVTGNTGAVVRRILEKLPNEADSRLCFSQERYIFHILRSDGLTFLCMANDTFGRRIPFSYLEDIHMRFMKNYGRVALYAPAYAMNDEFSRVLHQQMEFFSSNPSADTLSRVRGEVNEVRTIMVDNIEKILERGDRIELLVDKTATMQDGAFHFKKQSKRLRRALWMKNAKLLALMTCLIVLLLYAIVAAFCGGITLSSCRS; encoded by the exons ATGGCTATCCTGTATGCCGTCGTGGCACGAGGTACGGTGATTTTGGCGGAGTTCAGTGCCGTTACCGGAAATACTGGCGCCGTCGTGCGTCGGATCCTTGAGAAGCTTCCGAATGAAGCAGACTCTAGGCTCTGTTTCTCTCAAGAACGCTACATCTTTCACATTCTGAGATCCGATGGCTTAACCTTCCTCTGTATGGCTAACGACACATTCGGCA GGAGGATTCCTTTTTCTTATTTGGAAGATATACATATGCGGTTCATGAAAAATTATGGCCGAGTGGCTCTTTATGCTCCTGCATATGCAATGAATGATGAATTTTCAAGAGTCTTACATCAACAAATGGAATTTTTTTCCAGCAATCCCAGTGCTGATACCCTCAGCCGTGTTAGAGGTGAAGTAAATGAG GTACGGACAATTATGGTGGAcaatattgaaaaaatattgGAGAGAGGTGATCGTATTGAACTGCTTGTTGATAAAACTGCAACAATGCAAGACGGTGCATTCCATTTCAAGAAACAGTCCAAGCGACTTCGTCGAGCTCTTTGGATGAAAAATGCCAAACTTTT AGCCCTGATGACATGCTTGATCGTGTTATTGCTATATGCAATAGTTGCTGCTTTTTGCGGGGGAATTACTCTATCTTCTTGCAGATCTTAA
- the LOC103491423 gene encoding NAC domain-containing protein 90 produces the protein MDHEAIREEEEEEEEEDQILPGFRFFPTEEELVLFYLHNQLQGWRKDIHRVIPVVDIYEIEPFNLSRYSGERCRRDSEQWFFFVKQQEREARGGRANRTTSSGSGYWKATGSPTYVYSSENRVIGVKKTMVFYRGKAPTGTKTKWKMNEYKAIQDIIPPHYPSSSTPIPQLRHEFSLCRVYVVSGSFRAFDRRPLEVYNRSVL, from the exons atggatcATGAGGCAattcgtgaagaagaagaagaagaagaagaagaagatcagatTCTACCGGGGTTCCGATTCTTTCCGACGGAAGAAGAATTGGTACTGTTCTATTTGCACAACCAACTTCAGGGGTGGCGTAAGGATATCCACCGTGTGATTCCGGTGGTTGACATTTACGAGATCGAACCATTCAATCTCTCAA GGTATTCAGGAGAAAGGTGTAGGAGGGACAGTGAGCAATGGTTTTTCTTTGTGAAGCAACAAGAGCGAGAAGCGAGAGGAGGGAGAGCAAATAGAACAACGTCGTCGGGCTCTGGGTATTGGAAGGCGACGGGGTCTCCGACTTACGTGTACTCGTCGGAGAATCGGGTGATTGGAGTTAAGAAAACGATGGTGTTTTATAGAGGAAAAGCTCCGACGGGAACTAAGACTAAGTGGAAAATGAATGAATATAAAGCCATTCAAGACATTATTCCTCCTCATTACCCTTCCTCTTCTACTCCCATTCCTCAG TTACGACATGAGTTCAGTTTGTGTCGAGTTTATGTGGTGTCAGGAAGTTTTCGAGCATTTGATCGACGGCCATTAGAAGTTTACAATCGATCAGTACTATAA
- the LOC103491422 gene encoding uncharacterized protein LOC103491422 encodes MAIPSLVRAALVLGVVVVVAAAAATASVELAITTDHYILKGKVLCLDCHASYDLAGIVVMAKCEKVGKVVTATTAKDGGFEAELPSDECEARLAGGRNQLYAATKDMVAGIVKGVGGSDEIYGISTPLAFCSSCRCRSIGASSTEAEKYCKVVAGKFGSSKTFNLPLPPEWGMAPSSYYFPFFPIIGIP; translated from the exons ATGGCAATTCCAAGCTTGGTTAGAGCAGCACTTGTGTTGGGAgtggttgttgttgttgctgctgcTGCCGCCACTGCCAGTGTTGAACTTGCAATTACCACTGATCACTATATTCTCAAAGGGAAGGTCCTTTGCCTCGACTGTCATGCCTCTTATGATCTTGCTG GGATCGTTGTGATGGCGAAGTGCGAAAAGGTTGGGAAGGTAGTTACAGCAACGACGGCCAAAGATGGGGGTTTCGAGGCCGAGCTGCCTTCAGATGAGTGCGAGGCCAGGCTCGCCGGCGGTCGGAACCAGCTCTACGCCGCCACAAAAGACATGGTAGCTGGAATCGTGAAAGGCGTTGGTGGGTCCGATGAAATCTATGGCATCTCCACTCCGTTGGCGTTTTGCAGTTCTTGCCGGTGCCGGTCGATCGGCGCCAGTAGTACTGAAGCGGAGAAATACTGCAAAGTCGTCGCCGGGAAGTTTGGATCGTCGAAGACCTTCAACCTGCCTCTGCCGCCGGAGTGGGGGATGGCCCCTTCAAGCTATTACTTTCCTTTCTTCCCTATCATTGGCATCCCTTAG
- the LOC103491421 gene encoding DNA polymerase II subunit B4: MEKKIVAGIEELPKTIVRRVVKEKLSQCSRDQDISVNKDSLLAFCESARIFIHYLSATANDICKESKRQTIKAEDVLKALEDMEFPELVRPLKASLNEFRRKNAGKKAAASREKEVKKKRKVEEPTVEGTDGESIDGVGDDDNDEDEDENEASDN, translated from the exons ATGGAGAAAAAAATAGTTGCCGGAATTGAAGAGCTTCCAAAGACTATAGTTCGTCGAGTGGTCAAAGAGAAGCTTTCTCAGTGCTCTCGTGACCAGGACATCTCCGTCAACAAAGACTCGCTTCTTGCGTTTTGCGAGAGCGCTCGAATCTTCATCCATTACCTCTCCGCTAC GGCGAATGATATATGCAAGGAATCAAAGAGGCAGACGATTAAGGCGGAAGATGTATTGAAAGCTTTAGAAGATATGGAGTTTCCAGAATTGGTTAGGCCTCTAAAGGCCTCCCTCAATG AATTCAGACGCAAGAATGCTGGAAAGAAGGCAGCTGCATcaagagaaaaagaagtgaaaaagaaaaggaaggtagAAGAGCCAACAGTTGAAGGTACAGATGGTGAAAGTATAGATGGCGTTGGAGATGATGATAATGATGAAGATGAGGATGAAAACGAGGCCAGTGATAACTGA
- the LOC103491420 gene encoding heterogeneous nuclear ribonucleoprotein Q — MPRGKGNASSTARPVEPEKQNEPEKPGDSDERVDLDVDNDPEEVMEEDVEYEEVEEEEEVEEIEEVEEEEEEEEEEEEGDEEDVEEVEDDGTNENGINVQNETINDEDEKKKHAELLALPPHGSEVYVGGIPQDSSEDDLRRFCESIGEVTEVRVMRSKESNENKGFAFVTFRSVELASKAIDELNNTEFKGKKIKCSSSQAKHRLFIGNVPRSWGEEDLKKVVTEIGPGVTAVELVKDMKNTSNNRGFAFIDYYNHACAEYSRQKMMNPKFKLDDNAPTVSWADPKNADSSAASQVKAVYVKNLPKNVTQEQLKKLFDHHGKITKVVLPPAKSGQEKNRIGFVHFSERSSAMKALKNTEKYELDGQVLECSLAKPQADQKSGGSNSQKSGLLPNYPPRVGYGFVGGAYGAVNAGYGASGFGQPLIYGRGPTPAGMAMMPMLLPDGRIGYVLQQPGSQMLTPPPHPRSGGGGGGSGGGSGSKNSGSSSRGRHSHDSGHGGGHGGHGRRYRPY; from the exons aTGCCAAGGGGAAAGGGGAATGCTTCATCTACTGCTAGGCCAGTTGAACCTGAAAAGCAGAATGAACCTGAAAAGCCAGGTGACTCTGATGAGAGGGTAGATCTTGATGTTGATAATGATCCTGAGGAGGTAATGGAAGAAGATGTTGAGTACGAAGAAGtagaagaggaggaggaggtggaagaaatagaagaagttgaggaagaggaggaagaggaggaggaagaagaggaaggtgATGAAGAAGATGTTGAAGAAGTGGAGGATGATGGAACTAATGAGAATGGAATTAATGTCCAAAATGAAACTATCAATGATGAggatgaaaagaagaaacacgCCGAGCTTCTCGCTCTACCTCCTCATGGTTCTGAAGTATATGTTGGTGGTATTCCTCAAGATTCTTCTGAAGATGATTTGAGGAGATTTTGTGAATCAATAGGAGAAGTTACAGAG GTTCGCGTTATGAGAAGTAAAGAATCAAATGAGAATAAGGGTTTTGCATTTGTTACCTTCAGAAGTGTAGAGTTGGCTTCAAAAGCAATCGATGAGCTGAATAACACCGAATTCAAG GGTAAGAAGATAAAATGTTCATCATCTCAAGCAAAGCACCGTTTGTTTATCGGTAATGTTCCCAGGAGCTGGGGTGAGGAAGATCTTAAGAAGGTTGTGACAGAAATTGGGCCTGGCGTTACTGCTGTGGAACTTGTAAAG GATATGAAGAATACTAGTAATAACAGGGGTTTTGCTTTTATTGATTACTATAATCATGCATGTGCTGAGTACTCAAGGCAGAAGATGATGAACCCAAAATTTAAGCTAGATGACAATGCTCCAACTGTTAGCTGGGCAGACCCAAAAAATGCTGATTCATCTGCTGCTTCACAG GTGAAAGCAGTTTATGTCAAGAATTTGCCAAAGAATGTAACGCAGGAGCAGTTGAAAAAGCTATTTGATCATCATGGGAAAATAACAAAAGTGGTTTTACCTCCTGCAAAATCTGGACAAGAAAAGAATAGAATTGGTTTTGTACATTTTTCGGAGAGGTCTAGTGCTATGAAGGCTTTAAAAAATACTGAAAAATATGAATTGGATG GTCAAGTTTTGGAGTGTTCTCTGGCGAAGCCACAGGCAGATCAGAAGTCTGGAGGGTCAAATAGTCAGAAATCTGGATTGCTTCCTAACTATCCACCTCGTGTTGGATATGGCTTTGTTGGGGGTGCTTATGGTGCTGTAAATGCAGGATATGGTGCTTCTGGTTTTGGTCAG CCGTTGATATATGGAAGAGGACCAACTCCTGCTGGCATGGCAATGATGCCAATGTTGCTTCCTGACGGACGGATTGGCTATGTCTT GCAACAACCAGGATCACAAATGCTAACCCCTCCACCACATCCAAGAAGTGGCGGTGGCGGCGGAGGCAGTGGTGGCGGAAGTGGCAGTAAGAACAGTGGCAGTTCTAGTAGGGGGAGACATTCACATGACAGTGGCCATGGTGGTGGTCATGGTGGCCATGGTCGCAGGTATCGCCCATATTAG